In bacterium, the sequence GCGTGCACGCCGACGCGGTTGGCGATGAAGTTCGGCGTGTCGCGCGCGATGACGACGCCCTTGCCCAGGCGGTCGCGCGCGAAGGCGCAGACGTCGTTGAGTACAGCCGGGTCGGTGTCGTTCGTGGGGATCACCTCGAAGAGCTTCATGTAGCGCGGCGGATTGAAGAAGTGCGTGCCTAGGAACCGCGGCTTCAGTGCGGCCGGCAGGACGGCGCTCATCGCCGCCAGCGACAGGCCCGAGGTGTTGCTCGTCAGCAGCGCGTCGTCGCGCACGTGCGGGGCCACGGCGGCCAGCACCTTGAGCTTGATGGGCAGGTCTTCCTTCACGACCTCGATGATCCAGTCGGCTTCGCGGACCTTCGGCAGGTCGTCCTCGATGTTGCCGGTGGTGATGAAGGAAGCACGCTCGGCCGAGAACAGCGGGGAGGGGCGGCTCTTGACCATCGCAGCCACGGCTTCGGCGGCCAGCCGACCGCGTACCTTCGGGTGGTCGGGCGCCAGCCCGGCGGCCTTCTCGGCGTCGTTGAGCTCACGGGGGGCGATGTCGAGCACGAGCGAGCGCACGCCGGCGTTGGCGAAGTGGGCGGCGATGGCGCTGCCCATGACGCCGGAGCCCAGCACGGCGACGGTCCTGATCTGCCTGCGCATGGTCCAGCCTTTCCGGCGGGGGTGCCCGCCGCGAGGGCCATTAATGAATGACTATTCAGTCAAAGATGACTTTACCAGTCGGAAACTCCGGTGTCAACGGCGCGGCCGCCCCGCAATTGATTTACTTGCAGGGGACGATCTGCTAAGGTGCAGCGGCCCAGCGCACTCCCGGAAGCGGCCCGGCTTCCGAACGGGACCGCAACTGAATGGATGTTCAGCCGCCATGCCCCGCCCGGCCACCGGTCGCAAGAAGGAAGCCATCCTCGACGCGGCTGTCGTCGAGATCGCCAGCCACGGCTACCACGGCACCACGGTGGCGATGATCGCCCGGCGCGCTGGCGTGGCCGACGGCACCATCTACCTCTATTTCCGGAACAAGGAAGAGATCCTCGTCTCCCTGTTCGACCGTGCGATGGACCGCTTCGTCGAGCAGGGCGCGCGCGAACTGGCCGACCTGACCGAACCGGCGGCCCGCCTCGGGCGCATCATTGAACTGCACCTCGAACTGGTCGGCTCGGACCGCGACCTGGCGATCATCACGCAGGTCGAGCTGCGGCACAGCCTCCACTTCCTGGACCAGCTCTCGCGCGCGAAGGTGGGGGCCTACCTGCAGGCCATTGCCGCGATCATTGCCGAAGGGCAGGCGGCCGGCCTGTGGCGCACCGACCTCGAGGCGACGCTGATGGCCAAGGCCGTCTTCGGCGTTCTCGACGAGATGGCCACCGACTGGGTGCTGTCGCGCCGCAACACCCGGCTGCAGGCGAGGGCCGAAGCCGTGGCTGCCTTCGTCACCGGCGCCCTGCGTCCGCTCCCCTGAACCTGCCCCCACGCGACTCCATTTCAATGGCACGCGACTTGTAATTCCCGCCCGTGCCGGGGCCTTTCGGCCACCGGACCCGCGCTGTCCGAAGCAGGGGGTGAAACCTCCTAACTGCGGACCGGAACAAGCCAAGGAGCGCTGCCGTGCGGTTTCAGCGACATCTGGCCGGCCTCGGGACCCTGATTCGTCTCGGGGCGGTATTGACAGTTTTCTGGGCAGGGACGGCGCTGGCCGGACCTTTCGTCCAGTTGCAGGTCCTGCTGCCGGGCGAGGCTGCGGCCCCCGGCCAGCCCGGCGGCAAGACGGGCACCCCGCACGCCCAGGTGACGGGCGTGCCATTCCCGGTCGTCGTGCGCGCCTGTGATGCCGACTGGAACACGGTCGGCTCGGCCAGCGACGTGGTGCGGCTGACGAGCACGGCCGGCAACGCCGTGCTGCCGGCGCCGTCGGTGCTCATCGGCGGGCAGGTCACGTTCGAGGTGCAGTTGCCGTTGGTGGGCTCGTCGCGCTTCACGGCGCAGGACCAGTCCAACCTGCTGATCCCGCTGGGCTCGTCGGCCAACGTCACCGCTGTTGCGCTGGCGGGCTTCCGCTTCCAGGATATCGCCGCGCACGAGCGGCAGGCCGGCTCCGCCTTCGTCACGTCGCTGACGGCGATCGATGCCGGCGGCAACGTGGTGCTCGGCTATCACGGGCCGGTGCAACTCGAACAGTTGACCAGCCAGGGGCTGGGTCGCGTGTCGCCGGGCGTGATCATGCTGGCCAGCGGCGTCTGGAGCGGCAGCCTGACGGTCTTCCGCGCCGACGAATCGAACTCGCAGATCGGCAGCGTGCGCGTGCACGCCCACCTGCCGGGCGATCCCGGCCGCAGTGGCACCGGCGACGCGTTCGTGGTGCATCCGGGGCCGCTGGCGCGATTGCAGTTGCTGGTGCCCGGCATGGTCGCGGTGCCCGGCAGCGAAGCCGGCTACGACGGCGCGCCGGCGAGCCAGGCGGCCACGGCGCCCTTCACGCTGGCGGTGCGGGCCACCGACGACTACTGGAACCCGGTGCCTTCGGTCCATCAGGTCCGCGTGGTCTCGAGCGACAGTTGGGCAACCACGCCGCTGACGCTCACGCTGGCCGGCGGCACGGCGCAGGGCACCGTGGCGCTGGCCACGACCGGCGGGCAGACACTGACCGCCTACGACATCGACGAGCCGGCAGTGCAGTCGATGGTGATCCCGCCAATCGCCGTGACCGCGGCAGCGGCAAGCCACTTCCAGTTCTCGACACTGCCGTCCGGCATCACGGCCGGGCAGCCGATCGCGGTGACGATCCGCGCGGTCGACGCCGGCGGCTCGACCATCCCGACCTTCAACGGCAACGCGCGCCTTTTCGCCACGACCGGGCCCGGCACCATCTCGCCGGAGACGGCCACGTTCACCGAAGGCGTGTGGACGGGGCAATTGACGTTCTTCGGCGCCGGCGACGATGTGGTTGCGACCTGCGTGGACTACGCGACGCCGCCGCACCTGGGGCCGGCTGCGGCCATAGACGTGACGCCCGCCGCCTGGACCGGGCTGCAGGTGCTGCTGCCGGGCGAGTCGGCCCTGCCGGGCACGGAGGCCGGCGTGGTCGGCGACCCGCTGTGGCAGGACGCCGGTGAACCGTTCACGGTGACGGTGCGCGCCATCGACGACTTCTTCAACGTGGTGCCGACCGTCAACGGCGCCCTCGAACTCACGGGCACCGACCCGCGGCTGGGTGTCGTGCCCGCCGCCCTTGCCGACGGCATGGCTGCGGTCACGGTGACCCCGTACCTGGCCGGCACGCAGACGATCACCGCGTCGGCGCTGACGGCCCCTTATCTCGACGATGACACCAGCGCCGCGCTGGAGATCATCGCCGGACCGTACGAAAAGCTGCTGCTGACCCTTCCCGGCCAGTCGCCGCAGCCCGGTGCGCCCGACGGGCGCATCGGCAGCGCCGGCGACCAGTCGATCACCTACGGCTTCCCGGCCGTCGTCCTGGCGACCGACGCCTGGTACAACCCGCTGCCGGGCGTCTCCGACCTGGTGAGCCTGGACTGCAGCGACCCTGCGGCCGTCGTGGACGGGCCGCTGGCCATGAACGCGGGGCAGGCGACGTTCAACGTGCGCCTGGGCACCGGCGGCTACCACCTGCTGTCGGCGAGCAACCTGACACAGCCGGCAATGGGCCCGAGCAGCACGCAGGTGCGCGCGATCTCGAGCGGGCTGCACCTGGTGGCGACCATCGCGCAGGCAGCGATCCAGGCCGGCGCTCCGTTCACGCTGGAAGTCGCCGCGCTGAATGACGCCGGCAGCGTGATCCAGGAACTGAACGCGCAGGTGACGGTCACCGTGCGCGGGGCCCAGGACCAGGCGCCGGGGCGCGGCGTGCTCAGCACGACCACGTTCCAGCTGCTGCAGGGACAGCGCACCGTCAATCTCTCCTACACCTTCGCAGAGGACATTGTCCTGCACCTGGGCGATGACGCGGGTTCCACGCCCGCAGTGACCGGCGCGCTGCGCGTCATGCCGGGCGATCCGGCCGTCATCACCCTGGAAGGCGAACCCCATTGGGTGCGGCCCGGTCGCACCGTCGACCTTGTCGCGCGGGTAACCGACGCCTGGGGCAACGGCATCCCGCAGCAGAGCGTGACCTTCGCCGTGGCGCACGGCGACAGCGGCGCCCTGGCGCCCGGGCTGGGCAAGGCCGTCTCCGTGGCGACCGGCGAGACCGGTTCGGCGACGGCCCAGTATGTCGCGCCCGACTTCGCACAGGAGTTCACCGTGTCAGCCGGCACCGGCGCTCTCAGCGCTGGCTGGGAGATCGTCACCGCCGAGGTGAACCCCGAGGCCGAGCCCGGCTACCTGACCAGCTATCCGAACCCGTTCCATCCGGGCGATGGCCCGACGACGATCGCCTGGAAGCTGGACGCGGCGTCCGAGACGCGGCTGCGCATCTTCACGACCAGCGGTGGGCTGGTCCTCGACCGCCGACTTGCCCCCGGCGAAGCCGGCGGCACCGACGGCAGCTACGAGTTCACCTGGGACGGCACCAACGGCGACGGGGTCCCCGTTGCCAGCGGCGGCTACGTGCTGCGCATCGATGCGCAGGGCAACGGCGCCACCGAACACGTCATGCGCCGCAAAATCGGCGTGGTCCGGTAGGCCGGGAGAAGACATGAAGCACATGGCACAAAAATCTGCGGGCGGACGGGGCGCGACGCTGCTCCTGTTCACCCTGGCGCTCGCGGGCCCGGCCCTGGCTGCCGACGGCGGCGAGGGCCTGCCCGGCGACTGGTTGAACCGGTTCGCCACCGCGCGCTCGGCGGCCATCGGCGGCGCGAGGGTGGCGCTGCCGGATGAACCGCTGGCGGCCCTGGTCAACC encodes:
- a CDS encoding TetR/AcrR family transcriptional regulator, encoding MPRPATGRKKEAILDAAVVEIASHGYHGTTVAMIARRAGVADGTIYLYFRNKEEILVSLFDRAMDRFVEQGARELADLTEPAARLGRIIELHLELVGSDRDLAIITQVELRHSLHFLDQLSRAKVGAYLQAIAAIIAEGQAAGLWRTDLEATLMAKAVFGVLDEMATDWVLSRRNTRLQARAEAVAAFVTGALRPLP